Proteins encoded in a region of the Anopheles aquasalis chromosome 2, idAnoAquaMG_Q_19, whole genome shotgun sequence genome:
- the LOC126571728 gene encoding 28S ribosomal protein S5, mitochondrial, with amino-acid sequence MLRIATNGSLVRAFSLLQITSRAGPAPVCTSFARKHSTLVPEQSNIRPMLQPSVPALHNSRSTSFFNKLPAEQIWKGVISVSNAGKKRGRGKGSGRITAKDLNKGQVIGMGKANIVWPGLSAPVVRGRELVQQQRLPEDKEREAKLRRIRDEMVNFKRLKLSPLERGWSGSKMPGRSLGPPDAIGEDEFVGFDTKCLELKAVVNMKGNHGRKRRVSAMVVTGNGNGLAGFGFGKAIEGRAALRQAKNRAGQKLMHFELCNGNTVFHDFHCQFGATKLFVERKPEGYGLRCHRAIRTVCEVLGIKDLRAKCEGSTNVQHVVKAFFIGLLQQKHHQQIAEEKGLHVVEFRPETMNFPKVVASPTRCRTEEEIENNEILDFTQYCMGGKIQLQKKKFPPFYTKFRSWDIYMKKQEYLRNQDKVRIRMLAETGEVRSFLTEKYPECRMGPGRKEE; translated from the exons ATGCTACGAATCGCAACGAACGGTTCTTTGGTGCGAGCATTTTCCTTGCTACAGATCACCTCCCGTGCCGGGCCGGCACCAGTGTGCACCAGCTTTGCCAGAAAACATTCTACACTCGTGCCCGAACAGTCCAACATCCGGCCGATGCTGCAGCCTTCCGTTCCGGCATTACATAATTCACGGTCAACAAGTTTCTTCAACAAAT TGCCCGCCGAACAGATATGGAAGGGAGTCATCTCAGTGAGTAACGCCGGCAAGAAGCGCGGTCGCGGTAAAGGATCGGGTCGAATCACGGCGAAGGATCTGAACAAGGGGCAGGTGATTGGCATGGGCAAGGCAAACATCGTATGGCCTGGCCTTTCGGCCCCCGTGGTCCGGGGTCGGGAATTGGTCCAGCAACAGCGCCTGCCGGAAGATAAGGAACGAGAGGCGAAGCTAAGACGCATCCGCGACGAAATGGTCAACTTCAAGCGTCTCAAACTGAGCCCCCTGGAGCGGGGCTGGTCGGGATCGAAGATGCCAGGCCGCAGCCTTGGACCACCGGATGCGATCGGTGAGGATGAGTTTGTCGGGTTCGACACCAAGTGTCTGGAACTGAAAGCGGTCGTCAACATGAAAGGCAACCATGGACGCAAGCGGCGCGTTTCGGCCATGGTCGTCACGGGGAATGGAAACGGACTGGCCGGGTTCGGGTTCGGAAAGGCGATCGAAGGTCGGGCGGCACTGCGGCAGGCAAAGAACCGTGCCGGCCAGAAGCTGATGCACTTTGAGCTGTGCAACGGAAACACGGTGTTTCATGACTTCCATTGCCAGTTCGGTGCCACGAAGCTGTTCGTCGAACGCAAACCGGAAGGCTACGGGTTAAGGTGCCACCGAGCGATACGCACCGTGTGCGAAGTGCTCGGAATCAAGGATCTGCGGGCAAAGTGTGAGGGCTCCACCAACGTGCAGCACGTCGTGAAGGCGTTCTTTATCGGATTGCTGCAAcagaagcaccaccaacagattGCGGAGGAGAAGGGTCTGCACGTGGTCGAGTTCCGGCCGGAAACGATGAACTTCCCGAAGGTGGTCGCTAGCCCGACGCGGTGCCGCACGGAGGAGGAAATTGAGAACAATGAAATCCTCGACTTCACCCAGTACTGCATGGGCGGTAAGATTCagctgcagaagaaaaagttcCCGCCCTTCTACACCAAGTTCCGCTCGTGGGATATCTACATGAAAAAGCAGGAGTATCTGCGAAACCAGGACAAGGTGCGGATACGGATGCTGGCCGAGACGGGTGAGGTGCGCAGCTTTTTGACCGAAAAGTATCCCGAATGTCGGATGGGTCCTGGACGGAAGGAGGAATAA